A stretch of the Osmerus mordax isolate fOsmMor3 chromosome 12, fOsmMor3.pri, whole genome shotgun sequence genome encodes the following:
- the rps6kal gene encoding ribosomal protein S6 kinase alpha-6: MTTMPFSQPQESWHKMEVNSVSSEINGHQIMDEAMEEGESFTHCDEGEYKEIPITHHVKEGCEKADPAQFELLKVLGQGSFGKVFLVRKIMGPDAGQLYAMKVLKKASLKVRDRVRTKMERDILVEVNHPFIVKLHYAFQTEGKLYLILDFLRGGDVFTRLSKEVMFTEEDVKFYLAELALALDHLHSLGIVYRDLKPENILLDEAGHIKLTDFGLSKESVDTDKKAYSFCGTVEYMAPEVVNRRGHTQSADWWSLGVLMFEMLTGTLPFQGKDRNETMNMILKAKLGMPQFLSLEAQSLLRMLFKRNPANRLGAGADGVEEIKRHSFFSTIDWNKLYRRELQPPFKPAAGKPDDTFCFDPEFTAKTPKDSPGIPPSANAHQLFKGFSFVAPASLDETKSSPLLSILPIVQMHSSAAQFSDLYDLHEDIGVGSYSICKRCVHRVSTVDYAVKIIDKSKRDPSEEIEILMRYGQHPNIITLKDVYDEGRYVYVVTELMKGGELLDKILRQKFFSEREASAVLYTITKTVDYLHCQGVVHRDLKPSNILYMDDSGNPDSIRICDFGFAKQLRGGNGLLLTPCYTANFVAPEVLMRQGYDAACDIWSLGVLLYTMLAGYTPFANGPNDTPEEILLRIGSGKFSLSGGNWDTVSDTSKDLLSHMLHVDPHQRYTAEQVVKHAWITCRDTLPHFQLTRHDAPHLVKGAMAATYSALSHKTCQPVLEPVAASSLAQRRSMKKLTSTDM, from the exons ATGACTACGATGCCTTTCTCCCAGCCACAAGAATCCTGGCACAAGATGGAGGTGAATAGCGTTAGTAGTGAG ATCAATGGGCATCAGATCATGGACGAAgccatggaggagggagaatcTTTCACACACTGT GACGAGGGGGAGTACAAGGAGATTCCTATCACCCACCATGTGAAGGAGGGCTGTGAGAAGGCTGATCCTGCCCAGTTTGAGCTGCTCAAGGTTCTGGGGCAGGGCTCCTTCGGCAAG GTGTTTTTGGTCCGAAAGATCATGGGTCCAGATGCTGGCCAGTTATATGCAATGAAAGTTTTGAAGAAGGCATCTTTGAAAG TGAGGGACAGAGTCCGCACTAAAATGGAGAGGGACATTTTAGTGGAGGTCAACCATCCGTTCATAGTGAAGTTGCACTACg CTTTTCAGACAGAAGGGAAGCTCTATTTAATACTGGACTTTCTCAGGGGAGGAGACGTCTTCACTCGATTATCCAAAGAG GTTATGTTTACAGAGGAGGATGTGAAATTCTACCTTGCAGAGCTGGCCCTGGCCCTTGACCATCTGCACAGTCTGGGCATAGTTTACAGAGACCTCAAACCTGAGAA CATATTGCTTGATGAAGCTGGACATATCAAGTTAACAG ACTTTGGTTTGAGTAAAGAGTCAGTAGATACTGATAAGAAGGCCTATTCCTTCTGTGGTACTGTGGAGTATATGGCCCCTGAGGTGGTCAACAGGAGAGGGCACACACAGAGCGCTGACTGGTGGTCCCTGGGAGTACTCATG TTTGAGATGCTGACAGGAACGTTACCGTTCCAGGGGAAAGACCGCAACGAGACCATGAACATGATCCTCAA aGCGAAGTTAGGCATGCCACAGTTCTTGAGTCTAGAAGCCCAGAGTCTGTTGAGAATGCTGTTCAAACGGAACCCTGCCAACAGACTAG gggcaggggctgacGGCGTAGAAGAGATCAAGCGCCACTCATTCTTCTCCACTATCGACTGGAAC AAACTGTACAGGAGGGAGCTTCAGCCTCCGTTTAAACCTGCTGCAGGGAAACCAGATGACACCTTCTGCTTCGACCCCGAGTTTACAGCTAAAACCcctaaag aCTCCCCAGGTATCCCCCCCAGCGCCAACGCCCACCAGCTCTTTAAAGGCTTCAGCTTTGTAGCTCCTGCATCGCTGGACGAGACCAAGAGTTCCCCACTCCTCAGCATACTACCTAtagtacag ATGCACAGCAGCGCAGCCCAGTTCTCTGACCTGTATGACCTCCATGAGGACATTGGGGTGGGCTCCTACTCCATCTGCAAACGCTGCGTCCACAGGGTGTCCACCGTGGACTACGCTgtcaag attATAGACAAGAGTAAGAGGGACCCCTCGGAAGAGATTGAGATTCTGATGAGATACGGCCAGCACCCCAACATTATTACTCTCAAAGAC gtGTATGACGAGGGCaggtatgtgtatgtggtgACAGAGctgatgaagggaggagagctgcTGGATAAGATCCTCAGACAGAAGTTCTTTTCCGAGAGAGAGGCCAGCGCTGTCCTCTACACCATCACCAAGACTGTAGACTACCTCCACTGCCAAGGg gtagTGCACAGGGACTTGAAGCCCAGTAACATCCTGTACATGGATGACTCTGGGAACCCAGACTCCATCAGGATCTGTGACTTTGGCTTCGCCAAGCAGCTCCGGGGGGGTAACGGCCTCCTGCTCACCCCCTGCTACACGGCCAACTTCGTAGCCCCCGAG gtactAATGCGGCAAGGCTATGATGCTGCCTGTGATATCTGGAGCCTGGGAGTTCTTCTCTACACTATGCTGgcagg GTACACGCCATTCGCTAACGGACCCAACGACACACCTGAGGAGATTCTTCTCAGGATAGGTTCCGGAAAGTTCTCCCTGAGCGGAGGCAACTGGGACACAGTTTCTGACACCTCCAAG GACCTGCTGTCACACATGCTGCATGTGGACCCCCACCAGCGCTACACTGCTGAGCAGGTTGTGAAGCATGCCTGGATCACCTGCAGGGACACGCTGCCTCACTTCCAACTCACCCGGCACGACGCTCCACACCTCGTCAAG ggagcgATGGCAGCCACCTACTCTGCGTTGAGCCACAAGACATGTCAGCCTGTTCTGGAGCCCGTGGCAGCCTCCAGTCTGGCCCAGAGACGCAGCATGAAGAAGCTAACCTCCAcggacatgtag
- the LOC136954326 gene encoding POU domain, class 3, transcription factor 4-like: protein MATAASSPYTLLSSSPMLHPDSQAMQPASPFRGHQKLLQSDYLQSVQSNGHLGHQWVSSLGEGSPWSASMEQQDVKPGREDLQLGIIHHRSSHVAHHSPHHNNHTNHPGAWGTPVSHNSSITSAQQINIYSQTGFSVNGMLDHGGLTPPPNPQSQGMHPGLRDTLSPDQSDLGGHHCHDHSDEETPTSDELEQFAKQFKQRRIKLGFTQADVGLALGTLYGNVFSQTTICRFEALQLSFKNMCKLKPLLNKWLEEADSSTGSPSSIDKIAAQGRKRKKRTSIEVSVKGVLETHFLKCPKPAAQEISSLADSLQLEKEVVRVWFCNRRQKEKRMTPPGEPPLEGPYSHSGSAGDASSCHDL from the coding sequence ATGGCCACAGCTGCCTCCAGCCCCTACACCCTGCTCAGCTCTAGCCCCATGCTCCACCCGGACAGCCAGGCCATGCAGCCCGCAAGCCCCTTCCGAGGCCACCAGAAGCTGCTCCAAAGCGACTACTTGCAGAGCGTCCAGAGTAACGGCCACCTCGGGCACCAGTGGGTCAGCAGCCTTGGAGAGGGCAGCCCCTGGTCGGCCTCTATGGAGCAGCAGGACGTCAAGCCGGGCCGAGAGGACCTTCAGCTCGGCATCATCCATCACCGCTCTTCGCACGTAGCTCATCACTCGCCCCACCACAACAATCATACCAACCACCCCGGAGCTTGGGGGACTCCTGTCTCTCACAACTCTTCCATCACCAGCGCCCAACAGATCAACATTTACTCCCAGACGGGTTTTTCGGTGAACGGTATGCTGGACCACGGAGGGCTCACCCCTCCGCCCAATCCCCAGAGCCAAGGCATGCACCCCGGCCTCAGAGACACACTAAGCCCAGATCAGAGCGACCTTGGTGGGCACCACTGTCACGACCACTCCGACGAGGAGACGCCGACATCAGATGAACTGGAGCAGTTTGCCAAGCAGTTCAAACAGCGGAGGATCAAGCTAGGCTTTACGCAGGCGGACGTGGGTTTGGCACTGGGCACCCTGTACGGGAACGTCTTCTCCCAGACAACCATCTGCAGGTTTGAAGCTCTCCAACTGAGCTTTAAAAACATGTGTAAGTTGAAGCCGCTGCTAAACAAGTGGCTGGAGGAGGCGGATTCGTCCACGGGAAGCCCGAGCAGTATTGACAAGATAGCTGcgcaggggaggaagaggaagaagaggacgtCCATTGAGGTGAGCGTGAAAGGAGTTTTGGAGACCCATTTTCTTAAGTGTCCAAAGCCCGCTGCCCAGGAGATCTCCTCGCTCGCGGACTCACttcagctggagaaggaggtggtgcgtgtgtggttTTGCAACCGGCGACAGAAAGAAAAACGAATGACTCCGCCAGGAGAGCCACCGCTCGAGGGACCGTACTCTCACAGTGGGAGCGCAGGAGATGCCTCCTCGTGCCATGATCTCTGA